CGTGCCCACGAGCTTTTCTTGTCCGGGCGGGGGAAGGGTCTCGATGTAGCCGGACACGTAGCGCGCCGCCAGACCCATGGAACGCAGGCAGCCGATGGCCAGGTGGGCGAAGTCCTGGCACACGCCGCGGCGGTGGGTCAGCACTTCTTCCAGGGGGGTGGAGATTTCCGTAAAGCCAGGCACGTACGCGAAATCGTGGTAGATGCGCGCCATCAGATCCCGGGCTGCGGCCAGCAGGGGCCGGCCCATGGGGAAGGAGGGCGTGGCGTAGGCGCGCAGTTGGCCGGAGGCGGTGATGAGGCTGGAATCCAGCAGGAAGTCCCGATTCTCGGCGATGTCGAAGTGGTCGGACTCGATGAGCAGATCCCGGGCGGCCTCCCAGGGGATGTCGTCGGCCGGGCCGGGGGTGTCGTACCCGGTGTTGGTCACCTGCACTTCGCTGGTCACGGTCACCGTGAGTTCGCTGTGGGGTTCCTCAATGGAGAAGTAGCAGACTTGATTGCCGAAGTAGTCGAACCGCTTGCGAAACACCCGTGGCTTGGGGGTGATGTGGTAGCGGTTGCGGGTGCAGGTCTGGCGGGAAAAATCCCGCGGCGAAAGCCGGGCCTCGTTGTGGGAGAGGGGGACGGGATCGCTGTGGCGAAATTTGGTGCTGTGGATGATGCGATAGTTCACAGTGTGGTGGCCCGGCGTCGCGCCAGGGGGGTGGGCCCGCCGGCGTGGCTGAAGAAGGAAAGGGAAATGGCGTCGGACATGGCGGCCAGCAGGCGGAACTGGTCTGCCAGAAAGGTGTGCAGCACCTCATGCCGGCGGGTGCGGGTGGAGTACCGGGCCAGCTCCAGGGCATCCATGCGCTTGAGGCTGGCGTACGCCTCCAGGGCCAGGCGTTCTTCGGGGCTGGTGCGCGAGCTGCGGCGCGGACGGGGCAGGGCCTGCATGTGGCTGCGCAGCTGCTCCAGTTGGAAGGCCAGGGAGCGGGGGTTGGTCTCGTCCAGCAGCAGCAGGTCAAGGGTCTGCTCCAGTCGCAGCTGGGACCGGTACCGGCGGCGGTACGTGATGAGGGATTCCAGGGTGGAAAGGGTCATTTCCATGAGCTGCTGGGCCACGGACTCGGACAGTTGTTGCGGCGTATGGGGAGCCAGGGCGCCCTGCAGCATGCCGATGAGCATGAGGCCGCGTTCCATGCGGCGGCCGGTATCCAGCAACACCCAGCCCACGGCGCGGGTCATGCTCTCCATGGTGTAGCCGGTGAAGGCGATGAGGCTGGTGAGCAGCAGATCCAGGATGGCCTGCAGCCGCTCCATGCCGGCGTGTTCCTGGAGGGGGGAATAGCCGGCCAGGGCCTCGGCGTGTTCCTGGATGGCATCGATGACGCGCCAGGTG
This sequence is a window from Megalodesulfovibrio gigas DSM 1382 = ATCC 19364. Protein-coding genes within it:
- a CDS encoding transglutaminase family protein, producing MNYRIIHSTKFRHSDPVPLSHNEARLSPRDFSRQTCTRNRYHITPKPRVFRKRFDYFGNQVCYFSIEEPHSELTVTVTSEVQVTNTGYDTPGPADDIPWEAARDLLIESDHFDIAENRDFLLDSSLITASGQLRAYATPSFPMGRPLLAAARDLMARIYHDFAYVPGFTEISTPLEEVLTHRRGVCQDFAHLAIGCLRSMGLAARYVSGYIETLPPPGQEKLVGTDASHAWFSVYMPEYGWMDFDPTNNQIPMNRHITLAWGRDYADVPPLKGVIYTSGSQAMDVTVDVMRLEG